A window of Candidatus Dormiibacterota bacterium contains these coding sequences:
- a CDS encoding SH3 domain-containing protein: protein MFFLSCLLTASGPAVAGSKQKTKTKAQASACCYKVQGTKGAGLRIRSGPGTEHSQVGSLAEGATVDIACQVRSGSNVGGSTIWDQISGRGWVSDYYVTTPRFNDFSPGIDRCGAAQPPPQQPTPATPPEPAPAPPSEPSKPSPSEPSPAPSNDTPAPEPTPSPPSSPPPPSREQRAVSWARSQIGAAKQPNGSPWLNWCDRFVANAYGRSTSGYHDANAHWSNLAKRGLVYAGNRSAPFGALVFWTGRYGHVAVSLGNGRAITTPLTTDRAKKVREMAVSEVKGYRGWSWANPEWPGR, encoded by the coding sequence TTGTTTTTTCTCAGCTGTTTACTGACGGCTTCAGGGCCAGCGGTAGCCGGTAGTAAACAAAAAACCAAAACCAAAGCCCAGGCTTCAGCCTGCTGCTACAAGGTGCAAGGTACAAAAGGGGCCGGCCTCAGGATTCGTTCCGGCCCTGGTACCGAACATTCACAAGTCGGCTCTTTGGCCGAAGGTGCTACAGTCGACATTGCCTGCCAGGTGCGTTCCGGTAGTAATGTAGGAGGCTCAACTATCTGGGATCAGATCTCTGGCAGGGGCTGGGTAAGTGATTACTATGTCACAACGCCGCGCTTCAACGATTTCTCGCCAGGCATCGATCGCTGCGGTGCGGCTCAGCCTCCTCCCCAGCAGCCTACTCCGGCCACACCACCGGAGCCGGCTCCAGCGCCACCATCCGAACCATCGAAACCATCGCCATCAGAGCCGAGTCCGGCTCCCAGCAATGACACGCCGGCCCCAGAGCCGACGCCAAGCCCTCCTTCTTCACCCCCACCGCCCTCAAGAGAGCAGCGGGCGGTAAGTTGGGCCAGGAGCCAGATAGGGGCCGCTAAGCAGCCCAATGGCAGTCCATGGCTAAATTGGTGTGATCGGTTCGTGGCCAACGCCTACGGCCGGTCAACCAGCGGCTATCACGATGCCAATGCCCATTGGAGCAACCTGGCCAAGAGGGGGCTGGTGTATGCGGGGAACCGCAGTGCTCCGTTCGGGGCTCTGGTGTTCTGGACCGGCAGGTACGGCCATGTGGCGGTCAGTCTGGGTAATGGCCGAGCTATTACCACACCGCTAACCACCGATCGTGCCAAGAAGGTGCGAGAGATGGCGGTCAGTGAGGTCAAGGGCTATCGCGGGTGGTCCTGGGCTAACCCTGAGTGGCCAGGGCGGTAA